The sequence TTGCACTGGTTGCCTTAGTTGTTCAATTAGCAAGAATCTTAGTTCTTCCTCTTCTGTCTAAGCGTTTGGCTACATGGTCAAGGAAGCGAGTGATGTTGATTGCCAATGGAATAGGGGCTGTTTGTACACTTGCTCTTGCCATGCTTCTTCTTCGAAGTAGCAGCATGGCGCCATTGCTAGCAGTTTTATCTATACAAGCTTTTGCCGCAATGGCAGAAGCCACTTTGATATTGAGTTTTTCTTCGTTAATTCCAGTTTTGATTGCTGATAAAGAAATACTCGTTCGAGCTAATGGGCTTTTTGCTACTACGGACAGTTTGGTTTTAACTATGGCCCCTTTTTTGGGAAGTTGGTTATCAGGCTTACTTGGATTACAAGGTGTTTTGAGCTTGGATGGGTGTAGTTTTTTTCTTGCACTTATTTGTGTTTTAAAGGCTCCATGGTCAAGCAATTTTGTTGGCCATTCGGATGGGATCCATCAATGGAGCAATTTGAGCTTTTTACAAAATTGGAAGCGATTTAATTCTTTATGGCTGACTATGCCCTTAGCGCGAGTCATTTTTGTGATTAGTACTGCTGTTGCCTTTTCTTATGCGGCTACTGAGGTTCTTTTCCCTGCTTGGGTTGCTGTAGCTTTTGGCACTAAACAGATGGCCATTGTTTTGATTGTTGCAGCTTTGGGCTATTTGATTGGCTTTTTAGCATGGCGGCAAAAGATTGGTCTTTATTGGAACCGTGTTTGGGTAATTGTGCTCTTGATTCAATCTTTGATTTTGATGGGAGCTGGGCTGCAGATTTTTTCTGATAATCAATTGATTTGGTTCATGGGATTATTTTTCTTCTCTTCTGGGTTGCCAATAGTGATGTCATCTATTCAGCAATTTTGGAGTGAATTGGTGCCAGCAGAAGAGTTGCCAGAGATTTTTGCTTTGCGCTATATATTTGAATGGACCGCAAGATTAATTGCTTTTCTAACTGTTTCAATTGCTGTGGATAATTTCTTGACGCCAGCTTTGCATTGGCCCCATTTGCCTTTTTGGATACAAACTTCTCTTGGGATAGGTGAGGGGCGTTCTATTGCTGTGGCTTTAGGGGGGGTTGGATGGGTGCTCGCTTTATCGATATGGAGCCAATCTGAGAATATAAAATCTAGGAAAGCTAGGGCTGGTTGCTCTTGATGAAAGACTGGGCCTATGAAGGTTTTAATTCTTACTTCTAGCGGTGGCACAGCTCATGATGCCGCAGCCTATTCAATTAAAAATTGGCTGAGGTATTGGGACCCCACTGGGTCAGTTTTAGTCGAACATTTACTAGAGAAATCTAGTTTTATAATGCGTTCAAGTGTAAAATTTTATAATTGGATTCAGAAATATTGGCCATGGCTTCATCAGATCTATTGGCGCCTAGTTGAATTTGAAGATTTTCTTAAGCCAGGAACGGTTATTTTTGGTCGAAGTTATTTCATTCGCTTGCTTCGAGATTTTTCTCCAGAACTAATTATTTCTACGCACCCTCATATCAATCGAGGTCATTTTGATCTAGCAAAGAGAGTTATTGGCCCTTCACTACGAACAATCACCTGCTGCACTGAGATATATGGTGGCTTTGGTTTTAGCCGTAATTGGTTAACGAGAAAGGCAGATGTTTTTTGGGCGCTAACTCCAGAAGTCGCAGAAGAGGTTTTTAAAAGAGGATACAAAAATATGCGGTTAGAAATACTTGGCCCTTTATTTGATCCATCTTTTGAGGATCTCCTTGATTTTCCTTTGCAAGAATTAGAAGGTTTGCAATTACCACTCCTTATTCTTGGAAGTGGTGCTAATGGAGCTAATAATCATTTGAATTTGTTAAATACATTACTTCCGTTATCTGGTCAGATCCGTGTAGTTGCTTTATGTGGTAAGCGTGAGAGCCTTAAAAAAGATGTGCACAAATGGGCTTCACTTCATCCTGCATTAGAAGTTGAGGCTCTTGGATTTCAATCTCCTGAAGAAATGGCTAAGCTTTATCTTCAGGCTTGGGCACTGGTTGCTAGACCTGGAGCGCGAACTGCTACTGAGGCCTTAGCAACAGGTTGTGTGCTGATATTTAATGGATTCAGTACCACGATGCCTCAGGAGCTACTTGCTCGACGTTATTTTTCTAATTACGGCATAGATGTTGCTATTAATAGACCTGAAAAGCTTTTGCATATTCTCAAAGGTTGGTTAGATCACCCTCAAAATTATTCTCGACTTAAAGATCTTTATCGTTTAAACCTCTTAAAAGGAAATCGAGAGGGAATTAGACAATTGATCATGGAGTCTGCTTAATGCCTGTTCGCGAACCGATTGCAATTGTTGGCATTGGTTGCCGCCTTCCTGGCGGGATTGATACTCCTGAGAAATTTTGGGAAATTCTTTCTGAAGGTAAAGAGGTTGTAACCGATATCCCCTCTGAAAGATGGGATATTGACTTTCACTTTGACTCAGACCCCAAAAGACCTCTCACTCAGCATGTTCGTCGTGGTGGTTTTTTGGAAAATATTGATTACTTTGATCCAGGTTTTTTTGGAATTACTCCACGTGAAGCTATTTGCTTGGATCCTCAGCAGAGAATGTTGCTTGAGGTTGCTTGGCGCTCAATGGAAGATGGGGGACAACCTGTTGAATTATTACGTGGCCGACCAGTTGGAGTATTTATCGGCATATCAAGTGCCGATTACAGCTCACTTTTATGGGCATCTAAAGAAGACTATGCAACTCCTGATAATGAGCCTTTTATTTTACCTGGGAATACAGGATGTATCGCGGCCAATAGAATTTCGTATTTTCTAGATCTGAAGGGCCCCAGTTTTACTGTTGATACCGCTTGTTCCTCTTCATTGGTTGCTGTTCACCTTGCTTGTGAAAGCCTTTGGAGAGGAGAGTCTGAGTTGGCGATTGCAGGTGGGGTACAAGCTCTTATTCACCCTGGAATTCAGATGAGCTTTTGTAAGGCGGGGTTGCTGTCTCCTGATGGTCGATGTAAGAGCTTTGATGCTGATGCAAATGGCTATGTTCGGTCCGAAGGCGCAGGAGTAGTGCTATTAAAACCATTATCTGATGCAATTCGATGTCGAGATCAAATTCATGCTGTCATTCGAGGCTCGGCTGTTAACTCAGATGGTCGCAGCCAAGGGATTGCGGCACCAAGTCAACGCTCACAAGCTGCTTGCATAAGGGATGCCTTTCAAAAAGCAGGAATAGACCCAGTAGACACTCAATATGTTGAGGCTCATGGTACAGGTACCCGTCAAGGAGACCCAATTGAGTTGAGGGCCTTAGGCTCTGTTGTTGGATCAAAACGCTCGAGGGAGCAACCTTGTCGTGTTGGCTCGGTGAAAACTAATCTTGGGCACGGGGAGACAGTGGCTGGTATTACAGGGCTAATTAAGGCGGCTTTATGTATAAGAGAAGGTAAGTTGCCACCAAGCTTGCACTTCTGCTCTCCCAACCCATCAGTAAATCTCTTTGATTTGGGCTTGCAAGTGCAATCTAGTCTTGAGGCTTTCCCTCAGCCTTTAGCACCATTAGTGGTGGGTGTTAGCTCGTTTGGGTTTGGTGGAACTAATTCTCATGTGGTATTAAGTGATTCACCTCAGCCTGAACTCCATAACAAGGAAGATATATCTGTAGAACCACCTCTCAACATTCTCTGCCTTTCGGCTCGTAGTAAACCTGCATTGAATGAATTAATTCAACGTTATGGAGAATTCATTACTAAAAACCCGCAATTAAATCTAAATGACATTTGTGCTAGTACTAATATTGGTAGGAGTTCTTTTCCATATCGCTTCATTGCAGTAGCAGCTGATTTTGATGATCTAATTGCACAACTTGAAGGGAAAGTTGCACCGGCATGGAGAGGAGAGCTCTCCTTAAGTTTAAAGGAGAATCATTCAATTGCTTCTTTCCCAAAAGAACTTCAACTTGGATTGATAGCAACTGAAGGACGAGATAAGCTCGAAGCTCTTGCTATTGCTATTGGCAAAGGTTACAAGGTTGATTGGAATCTTTTTTACTCACAATTCCCTCATAAATGGATTGCTTTACCTGGGCATCCGTTTTTTAGGCAAAGGTATTGGTGGAGTCGAATTGAAGACAAGTCTTCAATTACCAGCCTTTGGTTAGATCATTTAGATAAGAACCCTTCTAAAGAGAGAGGTTTGACTAATGATCACTCTTTAGCAAAGCTTCAAAAACTTAATTTGCCTGGCGCTGTTGAACACTATCAAGGCTTTTTGGATTCTTCTAAATATTTTGATTTGACCGACCATCGTATTCGAGACGTTGTTGTCTTTCCAGCCGCAGGATACTTGGCATTAGCGTTGAAATTGCAACAAGAAAGTTGTCAATTGTTGAAATTGCGATCTTTTCAACTGAATAAACCTTTGAAGGCATCTGGTAAATCAACGCAATTCCATGCACTTCTTGATCAAGGAAGATTGCAATTCTTCAGCAATGACTCTGCTCAAGATGAGTGGAAGTGTCATGGTCAATTGTTAGTTGTCTGTGGAGAGAACATAGCTTTTGAGTCAATTCCTTCGATTCCGCCAAGATCAAGGGACTCTCAATCTATAGACATAAAAGCTTTTTATAAAGGCTTAGGAAAAATCGGGTTAAATTATGGCACTTTTTATCAATCCATCACTTCACTTGAGGCAATTCCAGGGCAATCATGGGCTGAGATCGTCAGGCAAGGGAAGGCTCCAGATCGGTGCTTAATTGATGGCTGTTTTCAGACAGTGGCTGCTTGTGTTGATGGGTCATTAGCTAATAGTCAACTTTTTTTGCCTGTTGGTCTTGATGAAATCAATCTTTCGAAATGGCCATTGCCTGATCAATTTCAGTGCCATGCCGCTTTAAGAACTTTGGAAGGCAATGAAAGCACTCTTGTTGCTGATTTGATTCTTGATTCTAATGGCGAATCCTTTGGCCAAATTATTGGGTTAAAGCTTAGACGTTTAACACGCTCATTGATTGATCTCCTTTTTCCACCGAAGGAAGTTTTATTTGATGGACCAGATCTATTTCAAACCTCTTGGACCTCTTTCCAAAATGATTCGGAAAATTTGCCTTTCTCAACTGACCAGAAGATTTGTTTACTAGGTATGAATAAATCAAGGGCAACTGGATTGAGTGATTGGGCTAATAGTAAAAATTTAGAATTCCAAACCTTAGAAAATGAAGCAGATTTGGACTTTGAATCTGCCATGGTTGTTTATTGGCCAGATACCTCTCATGGGGAACCTGAATTTGCGGTAAATAAATTGCTTCAGTTAATTCAGCATTTAAATATTCATCAGGTCAAATCATTCTTGTTGATTTTGGAGGGGGATGGACCAGTAAATAGTTCTATGACCTCATTTATGCGGACTACATCCTTGGAAATCCCTTCATGTCCATTTACCGTACTGCATCTACCTAAAGAGTTAGAAAATAAACTAGAGGTGGATTCCTGGAATCAAATTTGGAGTTCTGTTGAGAAAACATCAGAGCTCCGGTGGAGTGATGGTGAATTGCAAATACCACAACTAACTCACATGGATGATGAACGTTTCCGGATAGCAACTCATGGCATTGGGCGTTTAGAGGACCTACATAAAAAAAGGGTTGTTGAGACGTCACTTTTACCTAATGAAGTAGAAATAGCGGTTGAATCGACTGGCCTTAATTTTCGTGATGTTCTTAATGCTTTAGGCCTGCTTAAAGAGCATGTAGCTTCTTTAGGAATTGAAGATGAGAAAAACTTGCCATTTGGGGGGGAAGCCGTTGGTCGTGTAATTGCATTGGGATCAAATGTTGACTCATCTCTTATGGGTAGGAGAGTTATTGCTTCCCTTACAGTTGGAAGTCTTGCAAGTCATGTCATAGCGAACTCGGACTTTTGTGTTCCTTTGCCAAATGGCATGACTATTGAGGAAGGAGCAAGCTTTACGACAGCATTTCTTACAGCCATTTATGCTTTGAATAACCTTGCAAAGCTAAAGCCGGATGAGTTTGTTCTTATTCATGCCGCTGCAGGTGGGGTTGGTCAAGCTGCGTTGCAAGTTGCCAAACGAGTAGGTGCCCGCATCCTTGCGACAGCAAGCGCTCCTAAACAATCAGCTCTTTTACTCCAAGGAGTTGAGGCTGTCTATGATTCTCGAAGTATTGAATTTGCTGATCAGGTTCTCGACCATACAAATGGTCGAGGGGTTGATGTTGTCATTAACAGTCTTAAAGGCGAGTGGGTAGAGGCTAGTTTTCGCTCTCTTGTTAAGGGTGGGCGTTTTATAGAGCTAGGAAAGATAGATGTTTGGAGTAAGCCTGAGGCTTTTAGGCGCCGTCCCGATGTTAATTACTTACCCTTTGATTTGTTGGATGTAGCAGCAGCGCATCCAAAGATCTTGCGAAGTTTATTAATTCAGCTGGTGAAAGATTTTGAAAGAGGATTGTTTCAGCCTCTTCCTCTAGAAGTTTGGCCTTTAGAAAAATGTGAGGATGCTTTTAGATATATGGCACAGGCTCGTCATATAGGTAAGGTGGTCATCAATCAGCCTAATAAAGCTGAGCCTATTGCGATTTCCTCTAATGCAACCTACCTAGTTACAGGTGCATTTGGTGGAATTGGCAAGAAATTAATTTCATGGCTAGCACAGAAAGGTGCTAGCTCACTGATATTGGTTAGTCGCTCAGCGAACAGTCCTGGAGCGAGTGCATTTAAGATTTTAGCAGAACTCGAGGAGGCAGGAGTAAACTGTACTTGTATCTCCTATGACTTGTCGACAAGCCGATTTGAATCGACTCGTACAGAGGACTCACTTGTTCAAACTATTAAATCATTACCGAAAGATAAGCCGTTACGAGGAATTTTTCATGCTGCAGGAGTCCTTAATGATACTTCCTTTAGCAATCTCAACTCTGATATCTTGAATTTTGTTATGGCACCGAAGCTTGAGGGATGGCGCCATATTGAAAAGTTGGTTGGAAAGACTTCGAAATTAGAATTTATTATAGGATTCTCATCAGTTGCGGCATTGCTTGGCTCACCTGGACAAGTGGCTTATGCGGCTGCTAATGGAGCAATGGAAGGTTATTGCAATCCTAATGAGTCAAGACCAGTACGTTTGTCAATACAGTGGGGTCCTTGGCATGGAGATGGAATGGCTTCCGGATTGGAACGCCGCTTTGAAAGAGTTGGTATTCGTATGATTGAGTCATCTAAAGCTTTAAATGTACTTGAGAAGCTTTTATATAGAGGGAAGGGCGGTGTTGTGTCTGTTCTTGATAACGATTGGGAGAAGCTTTCTTCTCAAGCTTCTCCTAGGCAACATAGTTGGTTTTCTACTCTATTGAAAAATTCAGGCCCTTCTCCATCAGAGAAACTATGGAAAAAATTAGAACATCGCACTGAGGTCGAACGTCAACTGTTTTTGATGGAGGAACTACGCAAGCTTTTGATAAGTGTAATGGCGGCAGAAGTAGACGAAGAGTCGTTTGATTCTTCGTCTATAGATTCGAGTGATTCTTTATTTGATCTGGGATTGGATTCATTAATGGCTGTTGAGTTCGCGTCGATTGTGCAAGCTGAGTTAGGGATTCGTTTAGACCTTGATGCGTTTTCTGAAGACCCAAGTCTAGATGGACTTGCGACGGTGTCATTAAGGCAGATAACACCTCATACAAACCAATACTTTAATGATGGCTTAGATTTATCGAAAGAAGCCAGATTAGATTCGCGTTGGACATGTCCTAGTACTTCAAAAGAAGAGGCTCCAGGTAAGAAAATTCTCATTACAGGTAGCTCAGGATTTCTTGGAGCTTATCTTTTGGCAGGCCAGTTGCGACGTTGGCCCGATATTAGAGTTAATTGTTTAGTACGCGCGACATCGAAAGAACATGGAATGGAGCGGATTAAATCTAATTTGTGCCGTTTTGATCTTTGGGATTCGGTTTGGGAGAAAAGACTAGAACCCGTTATTGGAGATTTATCTTTACCTTCTTTTGGGCTTGATTCAGAAACCTTTTCAGGACTGGCAAGGGACCTAGGCGGAATTCTTCACAATGGCGCTCAGTTGAGTCAGATGGCGCCTTATGCACAGCTTTCTGCTACTAACGTAGGAGGAACAAAGGAAGTTTTAAGGCTCGCTGCTTTAGACAATCCGATTTGTGTCGAATTCATTTCTAGTGTATCTGTATTTGAATCAGCAGCATATAGAAATCGTGAGCTGCTAGAAGACCAAGATCTAAACAATTGGAAGGGTATTCATATTGGCTATTCACAAACAAAATGGGTTAGTGAGCGGTTGGTCTTGGAGGCAGGGAAGGCAGGGTTGCCGGTTTCAGTGTATAGACCTCCTTTGATAGGAGGCCACTCTAAAACTGGGTACTGGAATCAAGGTGATTTGCTTCAGAGGTTGCTTCAGGGGTGCTTGGTTCTTGGCAAAGTTCCACAGCTGGAATGGGAGCTTGATTTGGTACCAGTTGACTACGTTTCTGATGCTGTTTCTGCTTTGGCTTGGAGTTCCGAAGCCAAAGGACGCTGTTTTCATTTGCAGCATCCACGTCCGCTAATGCTTAATGATCTCCTTAATCAACTCCTCTCTGAGGGTGAGGCTCTCGAGCAAGTCCCGATGGAGCAGTGGTTGCATGCTATTGATTCGCACCCTAAAAACCCACTATATCCATTACGCACATTCTTTAAGAAGAGATGGGGAAGAGAGCAGCTTACATATCCTGAACTTAATGCTCTAGGGGTGAGAGCACGCCCAAGTTGTCGAATTACTCAATCTATACTTGAGTCCATGAATGTGCACTGCCCTGATTTTCAGGACTTGATTAAGCCTTGGGCTAGAACTCTCCTAGGGAGTTCTAGCCCAAGTGTTACATGAGTAGTTGGGTTTCTTCTGCACTGTTGCTTGTGTTGGCTTTACAAGCTTTTCTTGTGATTTTGTTTTCTTGGCAAATTAGATGTCGACGTCTTGAGCGATTAAAATGGCATAAATCACCAATGGGTGGTTGGCCGACTGCTGAGATTGTTTTGTGCTTGCGCGGCGCGGATGAAAGGCTACCAGAAATGTTGGAATCAATCGCAAAGCAAGAATATCTTGGGGATTGGCGACTACAAATTGTGGTTGACTCCGTTAAAGACCCATCCTGGAAAATTGTCAATGAATTTATTGCACTACAGTTCCAAAACGCTCGCTCTAATGTTGCTTGGAAAGAAGTACGACTTCAAGTACTACGAGAAAGGCCATTAATGGGCTCACTGAAATGTGCATCACTTCTACAAGCCTTTGATTCTTTAGATTCTGATTCTGCTGTGATTGCGATAGTTGATGCAGATGCTGTTGTTAGCCATAAGTGGTTGTCTCAGCTTGTGTTGTCATGTTGCCAACCTGGGGTCGGAGCAGTGTCGGGTAATCGCTGGTTTATTCCAGATCAATTTACTTTGATGAGCTGGAGCCGATCTGTGTGGAATGCAGGTGCGTTAGTTCTTATGACCTTGCTTGCTATCCCTTGGGGTGGATCTTTAGCAGTGCGACGAGAAGTAGTCGAGGCAGGTGAATGGAAGAAATTACTTGGTTCTGGCCTTTGTGAGGATACTGGTTTGCTAGAACCTTTAAGGAAATTAGACCTTCGCTTTGTCTTTAGACCTGAATTATTGGTAGTGAATAGAGAGACGAGTACAAATCTTTTTTCTTTGACCAAATGGATTGGACGTCAATTGCTAACGGCACGCCTTCATCATTCCGCTTGGCCATTAGTAGCATTACACGGTTTTAGTACATTTCTGTTGCTTTTGGCAGCAATCTTTCATAATGAATGGCAAGCTGTTTTGATTTATGAGTTGGGCTGTTTGGGTTTGTTGGTATGGATTGAGATCATTGCTATGCAACGCCCGCCATTGTCGGTATGGAAGTGGGCAATTGCCTTGTTCCCTGGTCAGATTATTAATGGAGTTGCGACCATACATGCGTTCTTTGCAAGGAAGGTGGAGTGGAGCGGAGTTATCTATAAAGTTGCTTTAAAGCCTCGAGGTGTAATGCTTATGGACTCTTCAGAATAAGTTCGCGAAGTATCAACATAGAATTCTTCATGTTTTTATCGAAATGCTTGTTAAACAATGGCTTTAGGAATCCTGGTAAGGCTGGTTCTACTTTGATCCTATGTGCAATCAGAGTTCCTTTCCTTACTGGAATTAGGAACCAATTACCTTCAAGTGTATGAATAAAATCTCCTCGTAGAAGCTTATAAGTCAGCATGCTTTTTGGGTGCTCTTTTATTTCTATTAAAGCCTTGATTTTTAAACCAAAGGTGTAAGGACCTTTATACGTTTGCTTTATCTGAAGCTTCTGATTACTTTGATTAATTATCTCGACCTCTTGGATATCAGGCATCTGGAGAGCAGTGCTTTCATAACGTGTGAGCACATCCCAGGCCTTGTTAGGAGGAACTGCAACTATCATTGAAGTAGTAGTTTCTCCTTCAATTCTGCGCAGGACCGGCTCATCACTTTGGGCTTTAGAGGAAGTTATCCCTATGGGGAGGCTTAAGGTCAGTACTAAGAAAAGAACACTTTTTAAGGAATTCCTTCGCCATTGTTCGTTTTGTCCAAATCCAGTAACTACAGTCATGGTGAGATTTTTCAGGCAGAAAGATGTCGCTCTTCTTTTGACCCTCAAATATCATCTCGCACTTACTTTATAAGTGGTTTTGATCCAAGAGGAGCGGCCCATTACAAGCGTTTGTTTCAGCTTGAACTTAGGACACTTGGTTGGCGACTGGGAAAAAGCTTTAGTACTGAGTTCATGACACGTTGGACATTGGACCAAACTGATGGGGGGCTTACTTCTTCCCCCTCTGATTTTTGTTTTCTTCATTGGGATGACATTGCTAGGAGCAATTGGCCACGAAGCCCTTTGCTGATCTTGTGGCAATACGCTGGAGTTGCATGGTTTTATTTGTTTAGAGGCCGCTTATTTCACCTGGCAAATCTTTGTCCTGGGGTTGCTTTATGTGGAGCCTATCCTTTGCTTTTCATCGCATTCTCCTTTTGTTTGGCTTGTTTGTCTATACCTTTAACTATTGCTGCCTTAAAGGTTTTTACGGGCCTTCAGTTAATTCAACTTTTTAGCGGTGTATTGGTAGGTTTAGGTGTTTTATACTTCGCTTGGAAACTTGGCAATAAACTTGGTATTGCTTGGCTTACTCGTTCTATATTATTTACTCATCGACTTGGTCAATTACGTGATGTTGATTTGCGCCAGAGAATAAAGGAATTTGCTGATCAATTGATGATGCTAGAAATAAAAGAGCCTTCATTAGATATTACATTAGTTGGCCATAGCAGCGGATCTTTTGTATTGGCAATGCTTGCAGCTGAATTACATCGTCGTCCTGATGCAGCGTTTTTGCTAACTCGAATCAAGTTGCTCACTTTGGGACAGAATATTGCAAATCTAGCTGTATATCCTAAGGCCCAGTTTTTTCGCGATGACTTGCAGGAATTGACTACTGCACCACGTATCCCTTGGCGTGATGTCACTTCTAGCCAAGACTTTCTTTGTTATGCCGGAGTTAATCCTTATAGTAGTTGTGGACTCCCTATCCCTATTGGTGAACCTTATCCACAGATGGAGACTGTTGATTTTGCAAAAGCGCGAGGCCTTACCAAAATGTGGGATTTGATGAGTAATCAATTTGACCTTCATTTTGATTATCTTCGCAATATCTCTACTGGAGTAGGGCTATTCGAACAACTAACTTTAAGGACTAAGCTCTCAGAATTGTGATGTCTTTTTATGGTTGATAATTATCCAGAAGAGCCATTGCAACCTCCTTGGCCTAAACCAAAACCTTATACATCTAATATTTTTAGAAGATTAGCTAGAGGTTGGAAATCTTGGTTTGGACTTCTGAATGAGTGGGATTTTCGAGTTTCTCTTGGCGAGTTGAATTTGCTTGGTAAACGGGTTTTTCTAGTGAATGATCCTTTGTTGGTTCGAAAAGTTTTAGTCGATGAAGTGGATCTATTTCCGAAGCATCCATATACTCTTTGGATTCTTGAACCTTTAATTGGACGAGCCATTTTTTCTGTTAATGGGGAAGAATGGGCTATTCAACGCCGATTAATTGATCAGGCATTTCAGGTCGCAAATCTCAAGAAAGCATTTCCTGCAATGACTGCCGCAACAAGTTCGTTGTTGCATCGCCTTGAAATGAATGGTGTAGATAGCTTTGTCGACATAGATAAAGAGATGACAATGGTTGCTGCCGATGTAATCATTCGCACCATACTTAGTCGGCCGATCGAAGGAGATGAGGCAACTGATATTTTTAAAGCATTTTCTCGCTATCAGCGACATGCTGGCAGAGCATTGGTATTGAGATTTTTGAGGCTCCCTAAAAGTTTAATCCAACTAAGTTTGAAAGATGATGCAAAGGTGATTAGAAATTGGATTCAAGCTTTTATTCATGAGCGATTAGAGCAAAACAAGGTAGATGAACGAAATCCTTTAGAAAAAATTGATTTTCTCGATACTTTGATAATGGCTGAAGATCCAAAAACTAAAAAAAAATTTTCAGAGCAGGATCTTGTCGACCAGGTTTGTTTTTTGTTTCTTGCTGGTCATGAAACATCAGCAAGCTCATTAGGCATCGCGGCTTGGTTATTAGCTCGTTCTCCTGAAGTTCAAAAGCAAATGCGGGTTGAGGTTATGTCTGTGGTCTGTGATAGGCCAATTCATTCAATGCTTAGGTTTGATGAACTACGTCAACTTCCTTACAGTGAAGCAGTATTTAATGAAGCACTTAGGCTTTATCCTCCTGTAAGTTTTTTTATTCGAGACAGAGACAAAAAAGACGGAGAATTAGCCACCTCTGAAGGGAGACGACGCTGCCCTGTGGGTTCGCTCTTAACACTTTCTCCG comes from Prochlorococcus sp. MIT 1307 and encodes:
- a CDS encoding glycosyltransferase family 2 protein encodes the protein MSSWVSSALLLVLALQAFLVILFSWQIRCRRLERLKWHKSPMGGWPTAEIVLCLRGADERLPEMLESIAKQEYLGDWRLQIVVDSVKDPSWKIVNEFIALQFQNARSNVAWKEVRLQVLRERPLMGSLKCASLLQAFDSLDSDSAVIAIVDADAVVSHKWLSQLVLSCCQPGVGAVSGNRWFIPDQFTLMSWSRSVWNAGALVLMTLLAIPWGGSLAVRREVVEAGEWKKLLGSGLCEDTGLLEPLRKLDLRFVFRPELLVVNRETSTNLFSLTKWIGRQLLTARLHHSAWPLVALHGFSTFLLLLAAIFHNEWQAVLIYELGCLGLLVWIEIIAMQRPPLSVWKWAIALFPGQIINGVATIHAFFARKVEWSGVIYKVALKPRGVMLMDSSE
- a CDS encoding cytochrome P450 — encoded protein: MVDNYPEEPLQPPWPKPKPYTSNIFRRLARGWKSWFGLLNEWDFRVSLGELNLLGKRVFLVNDPLLVRKVLVDEVDLFPKHPYTLWILEPLIGRAIFSVNGEEWAIQRRLIDQAFQVANLKKAFPAMTAATSSLLHRLEMNGVDSFVDIDKEMTMVAADVIIRTILSRPIEGDEATDIFKAFSRYQRHAGRALVLRFLRLPKSLIQLSLKDDAKVIRNWIQAFIHERLEQNKVDERNPLEKIDFLDTLIMAEDPKTKKKFSEQDLVDQVCFLFLAGHETSASSLGIAAWLLARSPEVQKQMRVEVMSVVCDRPIHSMLRFDELRQLPYSEAVFNEALRLYPPVSFFIRDRDKKDGELATSEGRRRCPVGSLLTLSPWVIQRHDKYWPEPHQFKPERFLKNSSSLQRNAFLPFGMGPRKCPGASFAKQEALLVLAELVRRYELLPVTDQDPDFVGLLTVRSQNGIRLRLRELEHKT
- a CDS encoding SRPBCC family protein, with protein sequence MTVVTGFGQNEQWRRNSLKSVLFLVLTLSLPIGITSSKAQSDEPVLRRIEGETTTSMIVAVPPNKAWDVLTRYESTALQMPDIQEVEIINQSNQKLQIKQTYKGPYTFGLKIKALIEIKEHPKSMLTYKLLRGDFIHTLEGNWFLIPVRKGTLIAHRIKVEPALPGFLKPLFNKHFDKNMKNSMLILRELILKSP